Below is a window of Hydrogenovibrio crunogenus DNA.
ATAAACAGAAAAATTTGCTCTTCCACAAATTCAATAAACATTCGTTTTCCCTTAAACTAACATATGAATCAAAATTCAAAGCTAATGATTTTAACAGTGAAACTGGTTACAATAAATGACATTTTGAAATTTTTATACGTTTTGCCGAGAATGTCACCCTACTCTGCGAAACATCTTCTCAAAAGGAAACGATATGACAAAACCCGTGCAAATTAAAAACCGACCAACTGGATTGATCATCTTGGATGGCTGGGGACATCGTGAAGCAACACAACACAATGCCATTGCACAAGCCCATACGCCAAACTGGGACAACCTACTTAAAGACTATCACCACACCTTGATCAATACTTCCGGTATGGCCGTAGGGTTGCCTGAAGGGCAAATGGGGAATTCCGAAGTCGGCCATATGAACCTCGGCGCTGGACGCGTGGTTTACCAGGAACTGACTCGCATTCAGAAAGACATCGATGATGGACGCTTTTTTGAAAACAACGCTTTAGTCAAAGCAATTGATGCGGCCAGCAACCGCAACCACAAAGTCCATATTTTAGGCCTTCTATCAGATGGTGGGGTGCACTCACACATCAGCCACATCAAGGCCAGCATTAAAATGGCTCACGACCGCGGCGCCAAAGTGTATGTACACATCTTCACTGACGGACGAGACACGGCACCGCAAAGCGCACTTCAGTATATTGAAGAGCTCGAAACCTTCATGAAAGAACTGGGCGGCGGACGCATTGCATCGGTTACAGGCCGTTACTTTGCATTAGACCGTGACAACCGTTGGGAGCGCGTCAAAAAAGCGTACGATGCCATTGCCTGCGGTTCAGCGGAATTTGAAGCGAAAAATGCAAAAGAAGCTGTAGAGATGGCTTATGCTCGAGGTGAAAATGATGAGTTTATTCAAGCCACCGTCATCCCTCGCAACAATGGCAAACCAGCCCGTGTTAAAGATGGTGACTCCGTTATTTTCATGAACTTCCGCTCCGACCGGGCGCGCCAGTTGACCGAAGCCTTCATCATGGATGACTTTGCTGACTTTCATCGCTGTAAAACACCGGTTTTATCTGCTTTTGTCACACTTACAGAGTACAAAAAGAATTTTGAAAAATTTGGCGCACTGGTAGCCTATCGTCCAACCAGCCTTCGAAACACCTTCGGAGAGTTTGTTTCGAAAAAAGGTTTAAAACAACTTCGCATTGCAGAAACTGAGAAATACGCCCATGTCACTTTCTTTTTTAACGGTGGCGTTGAAGAACCGAATGACAATGAAGTGCGTGTATTAATTAACTCCCCGCAAGTTGCAACATACGATCTGCAACCTGAAATGAGCTTACCGGAGCTTAAAGAAAAGCTCATTGCTGCGATTAAATCAGGGGAATATGATACCTTTATCTGTAACATCGCCAACCCAGACATGGTTGGGCACACAGGGGATTTTAATGCCTGCGTCCAAGCAGCTGAAGCGGTTGATGAAGCTTTAGGCGAAATTTTAACAACCCTCAAAGCGGTCGATGGTGAAGCCATTGTGACTGCAGATCATGGTAATATGGAAATGCTGTTCAATGAAGAAACCGGCAAACCGCTAACATCACACACCACTTTCCCTGTGCCTTTCGTTTATTTTGGCAAGAAAGGCTATCCATTGAAGGATGGTGGGGCGTTATGCGACGTGATTCCAACCTTGTTAGACATGATGGGAATTGAAAAACCAGAAGAAATGACCGGCATCTCCTTAATTGACAAAGCTTAATGCCAAGAAAGTGCACCCAAATTCAGCCAGGCCTGGCTGTTTTTGGATGACACTTTGCTAAATAGAACAAATTTCATTTCTTATCTACATTCCCAATATTTTACTAGCGAGGGCATGCTAAACATTGCTTTCAAACCGCTAAAAAAGTATAATTTCGCACCATTTTAATTTTTTCGCACTCAGATACCCAAACGTACCCTAAAAAGTGCCTTTATAACAACGTGTTATAAATGTTTACAGACAGGAAACTGAATTATGAATTCACTCAACAGCTTACAAGGTCTATATTCTCCTGAATTTGAAAGAGAGAACTGTGGTTTCGGCATGATCGCCCAAATGGACGACAAGCCGAGTCATTGGGCGGTTCAAACAGCGATTGAATCCTTGGCCAATATGACTCACCGTGGTGGTGTCGCCGCAGACTGTTGCACCGGGGATGGCTGTGGTTTATTGATTAAAAAGCCAAATGCGTTCCTTCGCCAAGAAGCCAAGGATCTTGGATTTACCCTGTCTGAAAACTATGCCAGCGGTATGATTTTCTTAAACCAAGACGCTGATAAAGCGGCCTTTGCGAGAGCTGAGCTGGAAAAAGCACTGGAATCTAAAGGGCTGAGCATTGCGGGTTGGCGAAAAGTCCCTGTTGCTTCAGAAGTACTGGGGGCACAAGCAGCTGGTATGGAGCCGCTAATTGAACAGGTGTATATCAACGCACCTGTCGAGATGAGTGATGCTGACTTTAACCGAGCATTGTTTGTTGCTCGCCGTAAAACGGAAATGGCGGTTGAGCCAAAAGATGAAACTTTTTACATCGCCTCTTTACATAGCCAACTGATTTCCTATAAAGGTCTGGTGATGCCAAAAGAACTGCCTGAGTTCTATTTGGATTTAAAAGATGAACGATTCGAATCTTCTTTGATTTCTTATCATCAGCGTTTTTCAACCAACACTTTGCCACAGTGGCGTTTGGCGCAACCTTTCCGCTTCTTAGCACACAATGGTGAGTTGAATACCATCAAAGGGAATCGTAACTGGGCTTTAGCGCGACAAAGTAAATTTGAAACGCCATTAATTCCCGAGCTGTCTGATTTAAAACCGCTTGTTGCACAAGAAGGCTCTGACTCCAACTCTCTAGATAACATGCTGGAAGTGTTGATGATGGGTGACATGCCCGTTTTCCAAGCACTGCGTTTATTGATCCCGCCAGCTTGGCAAAATATGCCACACATGGATCCAGACCTAAAAGCTTTCCTAGAGTATAACTCTATGCATATGGAACCATGGGATGGACCAGCCGGGATGGTAATCAACACTGGTAAATATGCCATTTGCGGTGTTGACCGAAATGGTTTACGTCCAACACGTTATGTGATTACCAAAGACCGTCACATTACCTTTGCCTCTGAAATCGGTGTCTATAATTATGCACCTGAAGATGTGGTTGAAAAAGGTCGCCTAAAACCTGGTCAAGTCATTGCGGTAGACCTTGAAGCTGGAAAACTGCTTAAACCGGAAGACATTGATGCTGGCTTAAAAGCCGCCAAGCCTTATCGTGAATGGATGGATAAAGGCTACATGCATCTTGAAGAACGTTTGGACAGCGAAGACCATACATTCGACTGGGACAGCAACGAAGCCGACATTTATCAAAAATACTACCAGGTCACTTTTGAAGAACGGGATCAGGTCATCCGTGTGTTGGCTGAAGCCGGGCAAGAAGCCACTGGCTCAATGGGGGACGATGCCCCGCTACCGGTCTTTTCTCATAAAGAACGCTCGGTGTTTGACTATTTCCGTCAAATGTTTGCTCAGGTCACCAACCCACCGATTGACCCGTTGCGTGAAAACATCGTCATGTCTTTGAATACCTGTTTTGGGCGTGAGCTCAACATGTTTGACGAAGGCGAAGACCATGCGCGTCGTTTAGAATCACAATCACCGATTTTATCGCCCTCGATGATGAAACACTTAACCAGCATTGTGGATGATAATTATCGCAACCAACGCATTTCTCTACATTACACCCCTGAAAACACAGACTTGAAAGCAGCGACCATCGCGGTTTGTGAGCAAGCAGTTGAAGCGGTTAAGAATGGTGTGACATTACTTATTTTAAGTGACCTGAACATTGAAAAAGGGTTGATTACGGTTCCGGCTGCGATGGCAACAGGTGCGGTGCATCACCGTTTAATTGCTGAAGGCCTGCGCCCTGAAGCTAACATCATTGTCGAAACGGGTACAGCCCGTGACCCTCATCACTTTGCCGTATTATTTGGTTATGGGGCAACAGCGGTCTATCCTTATTTAGCCTATGAAAGCTTACAGGATATGATTCGTACCAAGGAACTTGATGAAAAAGTTGGCATTTCTGAGTACATCAAAAATTACCGTAAAGGGATCAACAAAGGGTTGTTCAAAATCCTTTCGAAAATGGGGATTTCAACCATCACCTCTTACCGTGGTTCACAATTATTTGAAGCCGTTGGTTTGAGCAAGGAAATTGTTGACCTATGTTTCAAAGGCACTCCGACTCGCATCGAAGGGACACGCTTTGAACACTTACAAGCTGACCTAATCAAGACGTCAAAATATGCCTTTAACCCTCGTAAATTCTTACAACCTGGTGGGTTGTTGAAGTATGTGCATGGCGGTGAATATCATGCCTACAACCCTGATGTGGTCAATTATTTGCGTGAAGCCGTACAAAAAGGCGACCAAATCGCCTATAACAAATTTGCCAAACTGGTCAATGAACGCCCTGCGATGACGGTTCGCGACCTGATTGGCTTTAAAGACGGGATTAAATCAATAGATTTATCAGACGTTGAGCCGGTTGAGTCTATTTACAAACGATTTGATTCCGCAGGGATCTCATTAGGTGCCCTTTCACCAGAAGCGCACGAGGCCTTGGCAATTGCGATGAACCGCATTGGTGCTCGCTCAAACTCTGGCGAAGGTGCTGAAGACCCAGCCCGTTACGGTACGGAAAAGATGTCGAAGATCAAGCAGATCGCATCCGGTCGTTTTGGGGTGACTGCACACTATTTACGCAATGCTGAAGTCCTACAGATTAAAGTGGCCCAAGGAGCAAAACCAGGAGAAGGTGGACAGCTTCCAGGTCATAAAGTGGATGCAACCATTGCGAAACTGCGTCACTCGGTTGAAGGCGTTACCTTAATTTCACCACCGCCACATCATGATATTTATTCAATTGAAGATTTGGCTCAGCTTATTTTCGACCTGAAACAAGTTAACCCGAATGCTTTGGTTTCAGTGAAATTGGTTGCGGAACCAGGTGTAGGGACCATTGCAGCCGGTGTTGCAAAAGCCTATGCTGATTTAATCACTATCTCAGGTTACGATGGCGGGACGGGTGCCAGCCCGCTGACCTCGGTAAAATATGCCGGTAACCCATTCGAAATGGGACTGGCTGAAGCACACCAGGTACTGCGTGCGAATGACTTGCGTGGACAAGTTATCCTGCAA
It encodes the following:
- the gltB gene encoding glutamate synthase large subunit: MNSLNSLQGLYSPEFERENCGFGMIAQMDDKPSHWAVQTAIESLANMTHRGGVAADCCTGDGCGLLIKKPNAFLRQEAKDLGFTLSENYASGMIFLNQDADKAAFARAELEKALESKGLSIAGWRKVPVASEVLGAQAAGMEPLIEQVYINAPVEMSDADFNRALFVARRKTEMAVEPKDETFYIASLHSQLISYKGLVMPKELPEFYLDLKDERFESSLISYHQRFSTNTLPQWRLAQPFRFLAHNGELNTIKGNRNWALARQSKFETPLIPELSDLKPLVAQEGSDSNSLDNMLEVLMMGDMPVFQALRLLIPPAWQNMPHMDPDLKAFLEYNSMHMEPWDGPAGMVINTGKYAICGVDRNGLRPTRYVITKDRHITFASEIGVYNYAPEDVVEKGRLKPGQVIAVDLEAGKLLKPEDIDAGLKAAKPYREWMDKGYMHLEERLDSEDHTFDWDSNEADIYQKYYQVTFEERDQVIRVLAEAGQEATGSMGDDAPLPVFSHKERSVFDYFRQMFAQVTNPPIDPLRENIVMSLNTCFGRELNMFDEGEDHARRLESQSPILSPSMMKHLTSIVDDNYRNQRISLHYTPENTDLKAATIAVCEQAVEAVKNGVTLLILSDLNIEKGLITVPAAMATGAVHHRLIAEGLRPEANIIVETGTARDPHHFAVLFGYGATAVYPYLAYESLQDMIRTKELDEKVGISEYIKNYRKGINKGLFKILSKMGISTITSYRGSQLFEAVGLSKEIVDLCFKGTPTRIEGTRFEHLQADLIKTSKYAFNPRKFLQPGGLLKYVHGGEYHAYNPDVVNYLREAVQKGDQIAYNKFAKLVNERPAMTVRDLIGFKDGIKSIDLSDVEPVESIYKRFDSAGISLGALSPEAHEALAIAMNRIGARSNSGEGAEDPARYGTEKMSKIKQIASGRFGVTAHYLRNAEVLQIKVAQGAKPGEGGQLPGHKVDATIAKLRHSVEGVTLISPPPHHDIYSIEDLAQLIFDLKQVNPNALVSVKLVAEPGVGTIAAGVAKAYADLITISGYDGGTGASPLTSVKYAGNPFEMGLAEAHQVLRANDLRGQVILQADGGLKTGLDVIKAAILGAESFGFGTAPMVALGCKYLRICHLNTCAVGVATQDERLRKEHFIGMPEMVINYFRFVAEETREWLAKLGVAKLEDLVGRVDLLKMIDQPLTDKQNSIDLTPFITDGGVPENKPQTVQVSRNNPWDDGHIAEEMVKTVLPAIENKTGGEFGFHLVNTGRSIGARIAGEIAQRYGNHGMKDAPITLSLTGIAGQSFGVFNVDGLNLHLQGDANDYVGKGMSGGEIVVRPVKEHGFDPHNTPIVGNTCLYGATGGKLFANGTGGERFAVRNSGATAVVEGLGDHGCEYMTGGCVVSLGQVGVNFGAGMSGGMAFILDLDRTLPDRLNTEMVEAVRIDTESTEAYRVYLQELLTEYVEKTGSQFGQEVIDNFSRYLHNFWLVKSRAINVDKLLDLFAHGGDGE
- the gpmI gene encoding 2,3-bisphosphoglycerate-independent phosphoglycerate mutase, producing MTKPVQIKNRPTGLIILDGWGHREATQHNAIAQAHTPNWDNLLKDYHHTLINTSGMAVGLPEGQMGNSEVGHMNLGAGRVVYQELTRIQKDIDDGRFFENNALVKAIDAASNRNHKVHILGLLSDGGVHSHISHIKASIKMAHDRGAKVYVHIFTDGRDTAPQSALQYIEELETFMKELGGGRIASVTGRYFALDRDNRWERVKKAYDAIACGSAEFEAKNAKEAVEMAYARGENDEFIQATVIPRNNGKPARVKDGDSVIFMNFRSDRARQLTEAFIMDDFADFHRCKTPVLSAFVTLTEYKKNFEKFGALVAYRPTSLRNTFGEFVSKKGLKQLRIAETEKYAHVTFFFNGGVEEPNDNEVRVLINSPQVATYDLQPEMSLPELKEKLIAAIKSGEYDTFICNIANPDMVGHTGDFNACVQAAEAVDEALGEILTTLKAVDGEAIVTADHGNMEMLFNEETGKPLTSHTTFPVPFVYFGKKGYPLKDGGALCDVIPTLLDMMGIEKPEEMTGISLIDKA